A single window of Desulfovibrio sp. G11 DNA harbors:
- a CDS encoding ABC transporter permease, whose amino-acid sequence MIAMSDLFRVSLRQVVRQRGFGVILSIALGITAFIVLAVLGREIRYKVGQDMVLMGGVNVIRVYMDDAQYPGQPMRGFYPETVDALSHLPGVYMVSQNIREGKGFSLRGAGERVLNVGFIGIDQYFSDVFSLTLVAGRLMDADDVTGHKRVCMLGREAAQDLYGDADAAVGKLLFLQQDVFEVVGVVSGVMLGSWSQGGFLPYTTMIDRNWAGDKVTRLFVRAIGWQDVPPLVKKIPEVVQEYQTAPYLVVHTQDDQLARIQDTFLWVEVLLWLGIAASLMLGGFGIWYGTFAAVRARTREVGLKKAMGGSDTDILAQFLAEALCKSVAGGVLGIAVGIALVEGGSWSLGTGISYSLLLASSLGSIVFSAVIGVAGGLYPAIQASRMDVVTALRFE is encoded by the coding sequence ATGATTGCCATGTCCGACCTTTTCCGCGTCAGCCTGCGTCAGGTTGTACGCCAGCGCGGCTTCGGGGTGATATTGTCCATCGCCCTGGGCATCACGGCCTTTATTGTTCTGGCCGTGCTTGGGCGTGAAATACGCTATAAAGTCGGACAAGATATGGTACTTATGGGCGGGGTTAACGTCATCCGCGTCTATATGGATGATGCCCAGTACCCCGGCCAGCCCATGCGCGGTTTTTATCCTGAAACCGTAGACGCCCTGAGCCATCTGCCCGGGGTCTATATGGTGAGCCAGAACATACGCGAAGGAAAAGGCTTTTCTCTGCGCGGCGCCGGCGAGCGTGTTCTCAATGTAGGCTTTATCGGCATTGACCAGTATTTTTCAGACGTTTTCTCTCTGACTCTGGTCGCCGGGCGGCTCATGGATGCTGACGATGTGACCGGCCACAAGCGTGTCTGCATGCTCGGCCGCGAAGCCGCCCAGGATCTGTACGGAGATGCAGATGCGGCTGTGGGCAAGCTGCTTTTTTTACAGCAGGATGTTTTTGAAGTGGTGGGAGTGGTCAGCGGGGTCATGCTTGGCAGTTGGTCGCAAGGGGGCTTTTTGCCCTATACCACAATGATTGACAGGAACTGGGCCGGTGACAAGGTTACGCGGCTTTTTGTACGCGCCATCGGCTGGCAGGATGTGCCGCCCCTGGTCAAGAAAATTCCTGAAGTTGTTCAGGAATATCAGACTGCGCCCTACCTTGTAGTGCATACGCAGGATGATCAGCTGGCGCGTATCCAGGATACTTTTTTATGGGTTGAAGTGCTGCTTTGGCTCGGTATTGCCGCGTCGCTCATGCTTGGCGGCTTCGGCATATGGTACGGTACGTTTGCCGCAGTACGCGCCCGCACCCGCGAGGTGGGGCTGAAGAAGGCCATGGGCGGTTCCGATACGGACATTCTGGCCCAGTTTCTTGCTGAGGCCTTGTGCAAGTCTGTGGCTGGCGGTGTTTTGGGTATTGCCGTAGGCATTGCGCTGGTGGAAGGGGGCTCCTGGTCGTTGGGTACGGGTATCTCTTATTCCCTGCTTTTAGCCAGCAGCCTGGGCAGCATTGTTTTTTCCGCAGTCATCGGCGTGGCGGGGGGCCTGTATCCGGCCATCCAGGCCAGCCGCATGGACGTGGTCACGGCTCTGCGCTTTGAGTAA
- a CDS encoding glycosyltransferase, with the protein MFWLWFALAALKCLLLYVLARTGQALPRRARLDEAANRALPDDRWPLVGMIVPMAGADKRMSAAVRSLLLQNYPRYLPVLVTATADEPAADLVRQIQRDYPHARHVVAGPARNCGQKNHNSLCGVAAVKNKADVFVFCDSTHMARPDFMRHLVGPLATGEAEFSTGYHVVNPTDHRPVTLAYALCVLLMRLLQAVSSFTQLWGGAMAMTREAFGRYAVEDLWARNVVDDCSLSARLQKLGIPVRLCPGALLHTEAGRHERHVWRAWMDRQVLFLKFCMPIQWVLLGFMGFVMAVPPLVAAFILLGGLLHVSSGLAVMLALLWIVMLSVILHLWRGLLRHSISFVRWFLSFFDAVAMFVLVYFRSLPARSIVWHGLRYVVGRGGTVRRVERLF; encoded by the coding sequence ATGTTCTGGCTCTGGTTTGCGCTGGCAGCTTTAAAATGCTTGTTACTCTATGTTCTGGCCCGGACAGGTCAGGCCCTGCCGCGCCGGGCGCGGCTGGATGAGGCGGCCAACCGTGCCTTGCCCGACGACCGCTGGCCCTTGGTCGGCATGATCGTGCCCATGGCCGGTGCTGACAAGCGTATGTCCGCCGCTGTGCGCAGCCTGCTCCTTCAGAACTATCCCCGCTATTTGCCCGTGCTGGTCACTGCCACTGCTGATGAACCGGCTGCGGACCTTGTGCGGCAGATCCAGCGGGACTATCCTCACGCGCGGCATGTGGTGGCCGGACCGGCCCGTAACTGCGGACAGAAAAACCACAACAGCCTTTGCGGGGTTGCTGCAGTCAAAAACAAGGCCGATGTCTTTGTTTTCTGCGACAGCACCCATATGGCCCGGCCGGATTTCATGCGGCATCTGGTGGGGCCGCTTGCCACTGGCGAGGCCGAATTTTCTACAGGCTATCATGTGGTGAATCCCACTGACCACCGCCCCGTGACCCTGGCGTATGCCCTGTGTGTTCTGCTTATGCGCCTTTTGCAGGCTGTTTCGTCTTTCACCCAGCTTTGGGGCGGGGCCATGGCCATGACCCGCGAGGCATTCGGCAGATACGCAGTGGAAGACTTGTGGGCGCGCAACGTGGTGGACGACTGTTCGCTTTCGGCCCGTCTGCAAAAACTGGGAATTCCGGTGCGGCTTTGCCCCGGCGCGCTCCTGCATACCGAGGCCGGCAGGCATGAGCGCCATGTCTGGCGGGCCTGGATGGACCGGCAAGTGCTCTTCCTCAAGTTTTGCATGCCCATACAGTGGGTGCTTCTGGGCTTTATGGGCTTTGTCATGGCCGTGCCGCCCCTGGTCGCCGCCTTCATTCTTTTGGGAGGACTGTTACATGTGAGCAGCGGCCTGGCTGTGATGCTGGCGCTTTTGTGGATAGTCATGCTGTCTGTGATCCTGCACTTGTGGCGAGGCCTGCTGCGGCATTCCATTTCATTTGTCCGCTGGTTCCTGAGCTTCTTTGATGCTGTAGCCATGTTTGTTCTGGTCTACTTTCGCAGTCTGCCTGCACGAAGCATTGTGTGGCATGGCCTGCGCTACGTTGTGGGGCGGGGCGGCACTGTGCGGCGGGTGGAACGGCTTTTTTAG
- a CDS encoding glycosyltransferase: MSTPLRVLFLMEDLCYGGTQRQTLELARRLDRQKFTPVMLTLTGPTDLDAAAREAGIELHHLGCGRRVSPVFFLQLATTLHRLRPGIIVPCTALPNIWGRIWGRFLRLWSGRGAIPLVVGTCRGGGGPARQHEKWLWRLTDHMVCNSEALQNILLDFGVPKARLSYIPNGVDTNFFSPSNPAPSQREPIILCVARLAGDKDHVTLLRAFELVLKTYPAARLRLVGDGPEEAVLKQWAAAHAAGSNVDFVPGGLDMREHYAAARIFALSSVREGQPNVILEAMACGLPVAATAVGGIPRLVEQEISGLLSPAADAESMARHCCRLLDDSALCDSMGLAGRQRAERDFSFTAMVDAHEEVFSRLNLRA; the protein is encoded by the coding sequence ATGTCCACACCTTTGCGTGTTCTTTTTCTGATGGAGGATCTTTGCTACGGTGGCACACAGCGCCAGACTCTGGAGCTGGCCCGCCGTCTGGACAGGCAAAAATTCACTCCGGTCATGCTTACCCTGACCGGTCCCACTGACCTGGACGCAGCTGCCCGCGAGGCTGGAATCGAATTGCATCATCTGGGCTGCGGACGCCGCGTGTCGCCCGTTTTTTTTCTGCAACTGGCTACAACCCTGCACAGGCTCAGGCCCGGCATTATTGTGCCCTGCACGGCCCTGCCAAACATCTGGGGCCGCATCTGGGGCCGTTTTTTACGTTTATGGAGCGGAAGGGGCGCAATCCCTCTGGTGGTCGGCACCTGCCGCGGCGGCGGCGGTCCGGCCCGGCAACACGAAAAATGGCTCTGGCGGCTTACGGATCATATGGTCTGCAACTCTGAGGCATTGCAAAATATTTTACTTGATTTTGGTGTGCCGAAGGCACGGCTCAGCTATATTCCCAATGGTGTGGATACGAACTTTTTTTCGCCGTCAAATCCCGCCCCGTCGCAGCGGGAGCCGATTATTCTCTGTGTGGCCCGTCTGGCTGGAGACAAGGATCATGTAACGCTTCTGCGGGCCTTTGAACTGGTATTGAAAACCTATCCCGCAGCCCGTCTGCGGCTTGTGGGTGACGGGCCGGAAGAGGCTGTGCTGAAGCAGTGGGCTGCGGCGCATGCGGCGGGCAGCAATGTAGATTTCGTTCCAGGTGGTCTTGATATGCGGGAGCATTATGCGGCGGCGCGTATTTTTGCCTTGTCTTCCGTGCGGGAAGGGCAACCCAATGTCATCCTTGAGGCCATGGCCTGTGGCCTGCCTGTAGCTGCTACTGCCGTCGGGGGTATCCCCCGCCTTGTGGAGCAGGAAATCAGCGGTCTGCTTTCGCCTGCGGCAGATGCGGAAAGCATGGCCCGACACTGCTGCCGTTTGCTTGATGACAGTGCTTTGTGCGATAGCATGGGTCTGGCCGGAAGGCAGCGGGCTGAGCGGGACTTTTCATTTACGGCCATGGTGGACGCCCATGAGGAAGTTTTCAGCCGTCTGAATCTAAGGGCTTAG